A region from the Spirochaeta thermophila DSM 6192 genome encodes:
- a CDS encoding glycoside hydrolase family 3 C-terminal domain-containing protein: MQVKDIVARLSLEQKAALCSGKDFWFTVDIPELGVRSMLLSDGPHGLRKMKEGTEVDAEEMTVPAVCFPSGVALASSWDRELLHRLGRVLGEEARAEGIDVLLGPAINIKRSPLCGRNFEYYSEDPYLAGELAAAYIRGVQEQGVGTSVKHYVANNQEHRRMSADAVIDERALREIYLAAFERAVKGGRPWTVMAAYNRVNGAYCTESSFLLTRVLREEWGFDGFVMSDWGAVDEIVEALKAGMDLEMPSSFGVGPGKLVKAVKEGRLSEEVLDRAVERILGVLARAGEAHSGTYDKEAHHRLARETARECMVLLKNEEGILPLEGVRRVALVGAFARHPRFQGGGSSHINAFKVESLYAELPKVLEGAEISYVPGYVPGEEGKVDERLIQEACEAAKAAEVAVVCVGLPEEWESEGYDREHLELPESHNRLVEAVAAVQPHTVVVLHNGAPVRMPWLGRVKAVLEAYLGGQGVGGAVADILAGVVSPSGKLAETFPQRLEDTPCYLWFPGERDRVEYREGIFVGYRYYDTVGKEVLFPFGFGLSYTEFAYTGMKVSAGEVSADDQLVVEVSVKNVGKRAGKEVVQLYVRDVESSVVRPEKELKGFEKVFLEPGEEKTVRFTLDRRAFAYYEPEVQDWVVEEGEFEILVGASSRDIRLSERVTLRSNDRVPFEVGRNTLLGDLLAHPATRSIGEEVVAGLTRPGGPMEGIMKRSPNMAQAIIRYLPLRDLVNFSGGAFTEEMLTDIIKRCSESLSS, from the coding sequence ATGCAGGTGAAGGATATTGTTGCACGACTTTCGCTCGAACAGAAGGCTGCCTTGTGTAGCGGGAAGGACTTCTGGTTCACGGTGGATATTCCGGAGCTGGGGGTGCGGTCCATGCTCCTCTCCGATGGGCCGCATGGGCTCAGGAAGATGAAGGAGGGGACGGAGGTGGATGCCGAGGAGATGACGGTGCCGGCCGTGTGTTTCCCCTCGGGGGTGGCGCTCGCGAGTTCCTGGGACAGGGAGTTGCTCCATCGGCTGGGTCGGGTGCTCGGCGAGGAGGCGAGGGCCGAGGGGATCGACGTGCTCCTGGGTCCTGCGATCAATATAAAGCGCTCGCCCCTCTGCGGGAGGAACTTCGAGTACTATTCCGAGGATCCGTACCTCGCGGGCGAGCTCGCGGCGGCCTACATCCGGGGGGTGCAGGAGCAGGGGGTGGGGACCTCGGTCAAGCACTATGTGGCGAACAACCAGGAACACCGCAGGATGAGTGCGGATGCGGTGATCGACGAGCGCGCCCTGCGCGAGATCTACCTGGCGGCGTTCGAGAGGGCGGTGAAGGGGGGCCGTCCGTGGACCGTGATGGCCGCCTACAACCGGGTGAACGGGGCGTACTGCACGGAGAGCTCGTTTCTCCTCACCCGGGTGCTCAGGGAGGAGTGGGGGTTCGACGGGTTCGTGATGTCCGACTGGGGGGCGGTGGACGAGATTGTGGAGGCGCTCAAGGCCGGGATGGATCTGGAGATGCCGAGCAGCTTCGGGGTGGGGCCGGGCAAGCTGGTGAAGGCGGTGAAGGAGGGGCGGCTCTCCGAGGAGGTGCTCGACAGGGCCGTGGAGCGGATACTGGGTGTGCTCGCGCGGGCCGGGGAGGCCCATTCGGGTACCTACGACAAGGAGGCGCACCACCGTCTCGCGAGGGAGACGGCGCGGGAGTGCATGGTGCTCCTCAAGAACGAGGAGGGGATCCTCCCTCTCGAAGGGGTGAGGAGGGTGGCGCTGGTGGGCGCCTTTGCCCGGCATCCCCGCTTCCAGGGGGGCGGGAGCTCCCACATCAACGCCTTCAAGGTGGAGAGCCTCTACGCGGAGCTGCCGAAGGTCCTCGAGGGAGCGGAGATCTCCTATGTGCCGGGCTATGTGCCGGGGGAGGAGGGGAAGGTGGACGAGCGGCTCATCCAGGAGGCGTGCGAGGCGGCGAAGGCTGCGGAGGTGGCGGTGGTGTGTGTGGGGCTTCCGGAGGAGTGGGAGTCGGAGGGATACGACAGGGAGCACCTGGAGCTGCCCGAGAGCCACAACCGGCTGGTGGAGGCCGTGGCAGCGGTGCAGCCCCACACGGTGGTGGTGCTCCACAACGGCGCGCCGGTGCGCATGCCGTGGCTGGGAAGGGTGAAGGCGGTGCTGGAGGCCTACCTGGGCGGCCAGGGAGTGGGCGGCGCGGTGGCGGACATCCTGGCGGGGGTGGTCTCTCCCAGCGGGAAGCTCGCGGAGACATTCCCGCAGCGCCTGGAGGATACTCCCTGCTACCTCTGGTTCCCGGGCGAACGGGACAGGGTCGAGTACCGGGAGGGTATCTTCGTGGGCTACCGCTACTACGACACGGTGGGGAAGGAGGTGCTCTTCCCCTTTGGGTTCGGGCTCAGCTACACCGAGTTCGCCTATACCGGGATGAAGGTGAGCGCCGGGGAAGTATCGGCCGACGATCAGCTGGTGGTGGAGGTCTCGGTGAAGAATGTGGGGAAGCGGGCCGGGAAAGAGGTGGTGCAGCTCTACGTGCGGGACGTGGAGAGCTCGGTGGTGCGGCCTGAGAAGGAGCTCAAGGGCTTCGAGAAGGTCTTTCTCGAACCGGGAGAGGAGAAGACCGTGCGCTTCACCCTCGATAGGCGGGCCTTTGCCTACTACGAGCCCGAGGTGCAGGACTGGGTGGTGGAGGAAGGTGAGTTCGAGATCCTGGTGGGTGCCTCCTCGCGGGATATCCGGCTCTCGGAGCGGGTGACCCTGCGGTCGAACGATCGTGTGCCCTTCGAGGTGGGTCGGAACACCCTCCTGGGGGATCTCCTTGCCCATCCTGCCACCAGGTCCATCGGCGAAGAGGTGGTGGCAGGGCTCACCCGGCCTGGCGGCCCGATGGAGGGGATCATGAAGCGGAGCCCGAACATGGCACAGGCGATCATCAGGTACCTCCCCTTGAGGGATCTGGTGAACTTCAGCGGAGGTGCCTTCACCGAAGAGATGCTCACAGACATCATCAAGAGGTGCAGCGAGTCGCTTTCATCTTGA
- a CDS encoding TrkH family potassium uptake protein, translated as MIHLKGIARLLGFLLFLLAGFLLIPLGIALFEGPRTWQAFLFTMIIMAVSGLVLLLVSTGERFIKLQVRHAFLFVTLSWISAAGFGALPFTLSGSIPSYTDAFFETMSGFTTTGASILTEIEGLPRSILFWRSLTHWLGGMGIVVLTVALLPLLGVAGAQLFKAESPGPTLEKVTPTIAQTAKVLWKIYVGFTAAETVLLMLGGMDLFDALTHTFGTLATGGFSPRNQSVGAYRSAYVDVVITVFMLMAGFNFGLYHRVWSGKGRDILRNTEARAYAGIFAVSTLAVAFAVRPLYGSLLNALRYAGFQVASLLTTTGFATTDFDAWPAFAKGVLFFLMFVGGCSGSTGGGIKVIRLVTLAKQAVVELKYLLFPYGVFRPRVNGEPVRKDFLMSISGFFFLYIAILLAVTLVVTSGGYDLTTSFSSALVTLGNIGPGFAKIGPTQNYAFLPAYIKWVLSVAMLLGRLELYTVLVVFHPRFWR; from the coding sequence GTGATCCACCTGAAGGGAATCGCCCGCCTCCTGGGGTTCCTCCTCTTCCTGCTCGCAGGGTTCCTCCTCATTCCCCTGGGCATCGCCCTCTTCGAGGGGCCACGCACGTGGCAGGCCTTTCTCTTCACCATGATCATCATGGCAGTCTCGGGCCTCGTCCTGCTCCTCGTGTCCACGGGGGAGCGCTTCATCAAGCTTCAGGTCCGCCACGCCTTCCTCTTCGTCACCTTGAGCTGGATCTCGGCAGCCGGATTCGGGGCCCTTCCCTTCACCCTCTCGGGGAGCATCCCCTCTTACACCGACGCCTTTTTCGAGACCATGTCGGGGTTCACCACCACAGGGGCCTCCATACTCACCGAGATCGAGGGGCTGCCCCGTTCGATCCTCTTCTGGCGCTCGCTCACCCACTGGCTCGGCGGTATGGGAATCGTGGTGCTCACCGTGGCACTCCTCCCGCTCCTCGGGGTCGCGGGGGCCCAGCTCTTCAAGGCCGAGTCACCCGGCCCCACCCTCGAGAAGGTGACTCCCACCATCGCCCAGACCGCGAAGGTGCTCTGGAAGATCTACGTGGGGTTCACGGCGGCCGAGACCGTGCTCCTCATGCTGGGCGGGATGGACCTCTTCGACGCACTCACCCACACCTTCGGCACCCTGGCCACCGGCGGGTTCTCCCCCCGGAATCAGAGCGTGGGGGCCTACCGCTCGGCCTATGTCGACGTGGTGATCACGGTCTTCATGCTCATGGCGGGATTCAACTTCGGTCTCTATCACAGGGTGTGGTCGGGAAAGGGCCGGGATATCCTGAGGAACACCGAGGCCAGGGCATACGCCGGCATATTCGCAGTGTCGACTCTCGCCGTGGCCTTCGCGGTGCGGCCTCTCTATGGATCCCTCCTCAACGCCCTGCGATACGCCGGCTTCCAGGTGGCTTCCCTCCTCACCACGACCGGGTTCGCCACGACCGATTTCGATGCCTGGCCTGCCTTTGCAAAGGGCGTGCTCTTCTTCCTCATGTTCGTGGGGGGATGCTCGGGATCCACGGGAGGCGGGATCAAGGTGATAAGGCTCGTCACCCTGGCCAAGCAGGCGGTGGTGGAGTTGAAATACCTCCTCTTTCCCTACGGTGTCTTCAGGCCCCGCGTCAACGGAGAGCCGGTGAGGAAGGATTTCCTCATGAGCATCTCGGGGTTCTTCTTCCTTTATATAGCGATTCTTCTCGCCGTGACGCTGGTGGTGACCTCGGGAGGATACGACCTCACCACCTCGTTCTCCTCGGCGCTCGTCACCCTGGGGAACATAGGACCGGGATTTGCAAAGATAGGACCGACTCAGAACTACGCCTTTCTCCCCGCCTACATCAAGTGGGTGCTCTCCGTCGCCATGCTCCTGGGAAGGCTCGAGCTCTACACGGTACTGGTGGTGTTCCATCCCAGGTTCTGGCGGTAG
- the trkA gene encoding Trk system potassium transporter TrkA: protein MKIIIHGAGRVGFQLARTLIQEGHAITIIEQDPALARHAANLLDCFVLNEPGNQIETLRKAEVDKADYFVSVTDSDEINIISCGLAKSVFHTPKTIARVRKFDYSASEVLETPLFGIDIIINPEIETARMVVRAIQSGAMSPISLFETSHFQLQVIKVPPSSPFIKKPIQHLRAVVGLLFLVPLIQRREAYQVPSGHSPIEEGDHLYILARPEDFPTLYKAIGITPEEIKKIVLVGGGELGCYILDMLNARREEGGFFRHLFRRIFTPHRYQFHIIDQDYDRCKYLAHRYPDATVSNVDISQEGFMEEGNLEGYDVVITATQSQELNLLTALYAKKVGVRKSIAVVHRIPFMHLGEQLGLDVTVSLNHAVLTTILKAIYQEKVHTIYPISGSPYELVETVILPTSPFIGKKIKELGLPGETLILLITRKEEQIIPTGDTELREGDKLVLIFNQTHRQKVEEFFA, encoded by the coding sequence ATGAAGATCATCATCCACGGTGCGGGGAGGGTGGGGTTCCAGCTCGCCCGGACCCTCATCCAGGAAGGACACGCGATCACCATCATCGAACAGGATCCCGCCCTGGCACGACACGCGGCCAACCTCCTCGACTGCTTCGTGCTCAACGAGCCGGGAAACCAGATCGAGACCCTCCGAAAGGCGGAGGTGGACAAGGCCGACTACTTCGTGAGCGTCACCGACTCCGACGAGATCAACATCATATCGTGCGGGCTCGCCAAGAGCGTGTTCCACACCCCCAAGACCATCGCCAGGGTGAGGAAGTTCGACTACAGCGCGAGCGAGGTGCTCGAGACCCCCCTCTTCGGCATCGACATCATCATCAACCCGGAGATAGAGACCGCCCGGATGGTGGTGCGCGCCATCCAGAGCGGGGCCATGAGCCCCATCAGCCTGTTCGAGACCTCGCACTTCCAGCTCCAGGTGATAAAGGTGCCTCCCTCCTCGCCTTTCATCAAGAAACCCATACAGCACCTCCGCGCCGTCGTAGGTCTCCTTTTCCTCGTCCCCCTCATCCAGCGGAGGGAGGCCTACCAGGTCCCCTCGGGCCACAGTCCCATCGAGGAAGGCGACCACCTCTACATCCTCGCCCGCCCCGAAGACTTCCCCACGCTCTACAAGGCCATAGGCATCACCCCCGAGGAGATAAAGAAGATCGTCCTGGTGGGCGGCGGCGAGTTGGGCTGCTACATCCTCGACATGCTCAATGCACGAAGGGAGGAGGGCGGCTTCTTCCGCCACCTCTTCAGGCGTATCTTCACCCCCCACCGCTACCAGTTCCACATCATCGACCAGGACTACGACCGCTGCAAATACCTCGCCCACCGGTACCCCGACGCCACGGTGAGCAACGTGGACATCTCCCAGGAAGGCTTCATGGAGGAGGGGAACCTCGAGGGGTACGACGTCGTGATCACCGCCACCCAGAGTCAGGAGCTCAACCTGCTCACCGCCCTCTACGCCAAGAAGGTGGGGGTGCGCAAGTCCATCGCCGTGGTCCACCGCATCCCCTTCATGCACCTGGGGGAACAGCTCGGCCTGGACGTGACCGTGAGCCTCAACCACGCCGTGCTCACCACCATCCTCAAGGCCATCTACCAGGAGAAGGTGCACACCATCTACCCCATCTCGGGGAGTCCGTACGAGCTGGTGGAGACCGTGATCCTCCCCACCTCCCCGTTCATCGGGAAGAAGATAAAGGAGCTCGGGCTCCCGGGGGAGACGCTCATCCTCCTCATCACCCGTAAGGAGGAGCAGATCATCCCCACAGGGGACACGGAGCTGAGGGAGGGCGACAAGCTGGTACTCATCTTCAACCAGACACACCGGCAGAAGGTGGAGGAGTTCTTCGCGTGA
- a CDS encoding DUF1576 domain-containing protein, with protein MVLLVPLLSLTLVLAGLIFSRGGGFRELRSIQSIPGRLPSDFVTMVAPGGSLMNMGLLGFASAAYVWVVGGAFNAVPRASR; from the coding sequence ATGGTTCTGCTCGTCCCTCTCCTCTCTCTCACCCTGGTCCTCGCAGGACTCATCTTCTCCCGCGGCGGGGGGTTCAGGGAGCTTCGGTCGATCCAAAGCATCCCGGGCAGACTTCCCTCCGACTTCGTGACGATGGTGGCGCCTGGGGGAAGCCTTATGAACATGGGGCTCTTGGGCTTTGCCTCGGCGGCATATGTGTGGGTGGTGGGCGGGGCTTTCAACGCGGTACCTCGCGCCTCGAGATGA
- the ilvD gene encoding dihydroxy-acid dehydratase has protein sequence MAQTPKIPLRSSITTSGRLMAGARSLWRAAGMKEEMIGKPVIAIANSFTQFVPGHTHLHEIGQYVKKIIESRGFFAAEFNTIAIDDGIAMGHDGMLYSLPSRDLIADSVEYMVNAHKADALVCISNCDKITPGMLIAAMRLNIPTIFVSGGPMEAGTLDGKKYDLVDAMVLAADEEVSDEEISTIERIACPTCGSCSGMFTANSMNCLNEALGLALPGNGTVVATHKNRIRLFEQAAHRICDLVEEYYYEGDDRHLPRSIATREAFMNAMALDIAMGGSTNTVLHILAIAREAGVAFTLEDIDGLSRRIPCICKVAPSSEYHVEDVNRAGGILGIMGELERAGLLHTEVYRVDGLTLGEAIARYDIRRPTATEEARRLYASAPAGRPSLTMGSQESYFKELDLDREKGCIRDVEHAYYPDGGLAVLYGNIARRGCVVKTAGVDPSIFHFKGPAKVFESQEEACEGILDPERVKAGDVVVIRYEGPKGGPGMQEMLYPTSYLKARHLGKECALITDGRFSGGTSGLSIGHVSPEAAEGGEIALLRDGDVIEIDIPNRRINVLLSDEELAQRRKEEEARERPYTPRTRNRPVSKALRAYALLATSADTGAARKLPDEE, from the coding sequence ATGGCGCAGACACCGAAGATCCCCTTGAGGAGCAGCATCACCACGAGCGGAAGGCTCATGGCGGGCGCCCGGAGTCTCTGGCGGGCGGCCGGCATGAAGGAGGAGATGATCGGCAAGCCGGTGATCGCCATCGCCAACTCGTTCACCCAGTTCGTGCCGGGACACACCCACCTTCACGAGATAGGCCAGTACGTCAAAAAAATCATCGAGAGCCGCGGTTTCTTCGCGGCCGAGTTCAACACCATCGCCATCGACGACGGGATCGCCATGGGGCACGATGGGATGCTCTATTCCCTCCCCTCGCGCGATCTCATCGCCGACAGTGTGGAGTACATGGTGAACGCCCACAAGGCGGACGCCCTGGTCTGCATCAGCAACTGCGACAAAATCACGCCCGGCATGCTCATCGCGGCCATGCGTCTCAACATACCCACCATCTTCGTGAGCGGCGGTCCCATGGAGGCGGGCACCCTCGACGGGAAGAAGTACGACCTCGTGGACGCCATGGTGCTGGCGGCCGACGAGGAGGTCTCCGACGAGGAGATCTCCACCATAGAGCGGATCGCCTGTCCCACGTGCGGCTCGTGCTCGGGTATGTTCACCGCCAATTCCATGAACTGTCTCAACGAGGCGCTGGGTCTCGCCCTCCCGGGTAACGGCACGGTGGTGGCCACCCACAAGAACAGGATCAGGCTCTTCGAGCAGGCCGCCCATCGCATCTGCGATCTGGTGGAGGAATACTACTACGAGGGCGACGACAGGCACCTTCCCCGGTCGATCGCCACCCGCGAGGCCTTCATGAACGCCATGGCCCTCGACATCGCCATGGGAGGATCCACCAACACGGTGCTCCACATCCTCGCGATCGCCCGTGAGGCGGGGGTGGCGTTCACCCTCGAGGACATCGACGGGCTCTCCAGGCGGATCCCCTGTATCTGCAAGGTGGCACCCAGCTCGGAGTACCACGTGGAGGACGTGAACCGCGCCGGGGGCATACTCGGGATCATGGGCGAGCTCGAACGGGCGGGACTCCTCCACACCGAGGTGTACCGGGTCGACGGCCTCACCCTCGGGGAGGCCATCGCGCGCTACGACATAAGGCGTCCCACGGCCACCGAGGAGGCGCGCCGCCTCTATGCGAGCGCCCCCGCGGGGAGGCCGAGCCTCACCATGGGCTCGCAGGAGAGCTACTTCAAGGAGCTCGACCTCGACAGGGAGAAGGGCTGCATCCGCGACGTGGAACACGCCTACTATCCCGACGGCGGGCTTGCGGTCCTCTACGGGAACATCGCCAGACGCGGGTGCGTGGTGAAAACCGCAGGCGTGGATCCGAGCATCTTCCACTTCAAAGGACCTGCGAAGGTCTTCGAGTCGCAGGAGGAGGCCTGCGAGGGCATCCTCGACCCCGAACGTGTGAAGGCGGGAGACGTGGTGGTCATCCGCTACGAGGGGCCGAAGGGGGGACCGGGGATGCAGGAGATGCTCTACCCCACCTCCTACCTCAAGGCCCGCCACCTGGGCAAGGAGTGCGCCCTCATCACCGACGGCCGGTTCAGCGGCGGCACCTCGGGACTCTCCATCGGGCACGTCTCCCCCGAGGCGGCCGAAGGGGGTGAGATCGCCCTCCTACGGGACGGCGACGTCATAGAGATCGATATCCCCAACCGGCGGATCAACGTGCTGCTCTCCGACGAGGAGCTCGCCCAGCGAAGGAAGGAAGAAGAGGCCCGAGAACGGCCCTACACCCCCAGGACGAGAAACCGGCCCGTCTCCAAGGCCCTCAGGGCCTACGCCCTGCTCGCCACCTCGGCGGATACCGGTGCGGCACGGAAGCTGCCTGACGAGGAATAG
- a CDS encoding cytidine deaminase family protein, translating into MDEVASLIEEARKYLGAFRLSREWMSAGGVAAAIRTASGRIYTGISIDVSCGIGFCAEHAAIAEMLKHRETRIEMVAAITEGGHIIPPCGRCREFMLQIDDENERTAVVVARDRVVALKELLPFRWC; encoded by the coding sequence ATGGATGAGGTGGCATCGCTCATAGAGGAAGCGAGAAAGTACCTCGGGGCATTCAGATTGTCCAGGGAGTGGATGTCGGCGGGGGGTGTGGCTGCGGCGATACGTACTGCATCAGGAAGGATCTACACCGGGATCAGTATCGATGTTTCCTGCGGTATCGGTTTCTGTGCCGAGCATGCTGCTATCGCTGAGATGCTGAAGCATCGGGAGACACGTATCGAGATGGTGGCAGCGATCACGGAAGGGGGACACATCATTCCCCCCTGTGGGAGATGCAGGGAGTTCATGCTGCAGATCGACGACGAGAACGAACGGACCGCCGTAGTGGTGGCCCGGGATCGGGTGGTGGCCCTGAAGGAGCTCCTGCCCTTCCGGTGGTGTTGA